In the Methylophilus sp. 5 genome, one interval contains:
- a CDS encoding 2-isopropylmalate synthase, with protein sequence MEQIIIFDTTLRDGEQSPGAAMTKEEKIRIARQLEKLGVDVIEAGFAAASPGDFDAISEIAKVIKTSTVCSLARASENDVRRAGEAIKHAANGRIHTFIATSKIHMENKLRMTEDQVVARAVQAVTWAREYTDDVEFSAEDAVRSEIDFLVRVFEAVIEAGAKTINVPDTVGYSIPEVWGERMAELIKRVKGADKVIWSTHCHNDLGMAVANSLSAVMNGARQVECTINGLGERAGNASLEEIVMAIKTRSDIFNLTTRIDTTQIVPSSKLVSTITGYPVQPNKAIVGANAFAHESGIHQDGVLKHRETYEIMRAEDVGWGANKLTLGKLSGRNAFRTRLKELGIELDSEDALNAAFARFKELADKKSEIFDEDLHALVSDEVVQESREMFKLTYLQVASQTGEIPHAILTLSVDGAEQRTEADGGGPVDATFKAIENVVNSDAELQLYSVNNITSGTDAQGEVTVRLSKGGRIVNGQGADTDIVVASAKAYLNGLNKLYAKVEKLNPQV encoded by the coding sequence ATGGAACAAATTATTATTTTTGATACCACGTTGCGTGATGGCGAGCAAAGCCCGGGCGCGGCGATGACCAAAGAAGAAAAAATCCGTATCGCCCGTCAGCTTGAAAAGCTGGGCGTAGACGTGATTGAAGCAGGGTTTGCGGCGGCCAGCCCTGGCGACTTTGACGCGATTTCCGAGATTGCCAAAGTGATTAAGACCTCTACCGTTTGCTCACTGGCGCGTGCCAGTGAAAACGATGTGCGTAGAGCTGGTGAGGCGATTAAACATGCGGCCAATGGTCGTATTCATACGTTTATTGCCACCAGCAAAATCCATATGGAAAACAAGTTGCGCATGACCGAAGACCAGGTGGTCGCGCGAGCAGTGCAAGCCGTGACATGGGCGCGTGAATATACCGACGACGTCGAATTTTCAGCCGAAGATGCGGTGCGCTCTGAGATTGATTTTTTGGTGCGCGTGTTTGAAGCGGTGATTGAGGCGGGCGCCAAAACCATCAATGTGCCGGATACCGTGGGTTACAGCATCCCCGAAGTCTGGGGTGAGCGCATGGCTGAGCTGATCAAACGCGTTAAAGGGGCAGATAAAGTTATCTGGTCTACCCATTGCCATAACGACCTTGGCATGGCGGTCGCTAACTCGCTGTCTGCGGTGATGAATGGTGCGCGTCAGGTCGAGTGCACCATCAATGGCCTGGGCGAGCGGGCCGGTAACGCTAGCCTCGAAGAAATCGTGATGGCGATTAAAACCCGCAGCGATATTTTTAACCTGACCACACGTATCGACACCACGCAAATCGTGCCGTCTTCTAAGCTGGTGTCTACCATTACAGGTTACCCAGTGCAGCCTAACAAGGCGATTGTTGGCGCTAACGCGTTTGCGCATGAGTCTGGCATTCATCAGGATGGTGTGCTTAAACACCGCGAAACCTACGAAATTATGCGTGCCGAAGATGTGGGTTGGGGCGCGAATAAACTCACCCTGGGCAAATTGTCTGGCCGTAACGCTTTTCGCACCCGCTTGAAAGAGCTGGGCATAGAGCTGGACAGCGAAGATGCCTTAAACGCGGCATTTGCGCGCTTTAAAGAGTTGGCAGATAAAAAGTCTGAAATCTTTGATGAAGATTTGCATGCATTGGTGAGTGATGAAGTGGTGCAAGAGAGCCGCGAAATGTTTAAGCTGACTTACCTGCAAGTGGCTTCGCAAACCGGTGAAATCCCGCATGCGATTTTGACCCTGAGTGTGGATGGTGCCGAGCAGCGTACTGAAGCAGATGGCGGTGGCCCGGTCGATGCGACGTTTAAAGCCATTGAAAACGTGGTGAACAGTGACGCTGAACTGCAGTTGTACTCGGTGAATAACATTACCAGCGGCACTGACGCGCAAGGTGAAGTCACGGTGCGTTTATCCAAAGGCGGCCGGATTGTGAATGGCCAGGGTGCGGATACAGACATTGTCGTGGCTTCAGCCAAGGCTTATTTAAACGGTTTGAACAAACTCTACGCCAAAGTAGAAAAATTGAACCCGCAGGTTTAA
- the yedA gene encoding drug/metabolite exporter YedA, with protein sequence MSQRNHWLLVIIALTCTYFIWGSTYLAIKYAIESFPPFVMVGIRFTIAGSLLYMILRGMGHAAPTLVQWRGAAWVGLLLPVLGNGTVSHVQLHVSSSVAALAIATAPIWMAIFSSLWGHKISRREWVGIAIGLVGILLLNTRGSLQGDWLSAGLLMFAAASWSLGSVWSKHMAMPQGLMGAASQMLCGGLIALLFGAAFGEHLPAQVSARSWAAIAFLIVLGSMVAFSAYHWLLHHVRPMVASSNTFVNPIVAFVVGVWFADEQIHLMEYIALAVILVGVFLVLTATKEAVPDEQIV encoded by the coding sequence ATGTCGCAAAGAAATCATTGGTTGCTGGTGATCATTGCGCTGACCTGTACCTACTTTATCTGGGGCTCTACTTACCTGGCAATCAAGTATGCCATTGAGAGCTTTCCGCCATTTGTCATGGTGGGCATACGGTTTACCATTGCCGGCTCTTTGCTTTATATGATTTTGCGTGGCATGGGCCACGCGGCACCTACGCTGGTGCAATGGCGTGGTGCTGCCTGGGTCGGGTTGTTGTTGCCAGTGTTAGGTAATGGCACGGTGTCGCATGTGCAACTGCATGTGTCGTCCAGCGTGGCGGCGCTGGCCATTGCCACTGCACCGATCTGGATGGCGATTTTCTCCAGCCTGTGGGGGCATAAAATCAGTCGCCGCGAGTGGGTTGGCATCGCCATTGGCCTGGTGGGTATTTTGTTATTAAACACCCGCGGAAGCCTGCAAGGTGATTGGCTCAGTGCCGGTTTGCTGATGTTTGCGGCGGCTTCGTGGTCGCTGGGCTCGGTATGGAGCAAGCATATGGCTATGCCGCAAGGGCTGATGGGCGCAGCCAGCCAAATGTTGTGCGGCGGCCTGATTGCCCTGCTGTTTGGTGCGGCGTTTGGCGAACATTTGCCTGCCCAAGTGTCAGCGCGTTCATGGGCAGCGATTGCATTTTTGATTGTGCTCGGCTCTATGGTGGCGTTCTCGGCGTATCACTGGCTGTTGCATCATGTGCGGCCCATGGTCGCCAGCAGTAATACGTTCGTTAATCCTATCGTCGCCTTTGTGGTTGGCGTCTGGTTTGCCGATGAGCAGATTCATCTGATGGAATATATTGCGCTGGCGGTGATTCTGGTCGGTGTGTTTTTGGTGCTCACCGCGACCAAAGAAGCGGTGCCGGACGAACAGATCGTTTAA
- a CDS encoding HAD family phosphatase, giving the protein MKQNLALFDLDNTLLAGDSDYNWSVFLISEGLLDAEQHKARNEQFYEDYKNGCLDIYAFLKFQLQPLSQHTKAFLDELHTKYMANVIRPMMTPKAQALVDQHKANGDLCMVITATNSFVTKPIATAYGIEHLIGTDPEMVDGQFTGGVSGTPSFQQGKVTRLNDWLAARGQTLDDFETSYFYSDSHNDLPLMKLVTKPVAVDADPTLTAYAREHGWPLISLR; this is encoded by the coding sequence ATGAAACAAAACCTGGCGTTATTTGATTTGGACAACACCCTGCTGGCCGGGGATAGTGACTATAACTGGAGCGTATTTCTGATTAGCGAAGGCTTGCTCGATGCCGAGCAACACAAAGCGCGTAATGAGCAGTTTTATGAAGACTATAAAAACGGCTGCCTGGATATTTATGCCTTTCTCAAGTTTCAGTTACAGCCGTTGTCGCAGCACACAAAAGCCTTTTTAGACGAACTGCACACAAAATATATGGCCAATGTGATCCGGCCGATGATGACGCCAAAAGCGCAAGCACTGGTTGACCAGCATAAAGCCAATGGCGATTTATGCATGGTGATTACCGCCACCAACAGCTTTGTCACCAAGCCGATTGCCACCGCTTATGGCATTGAGCACCTGATCGGCACCGACCCGGAAATGGTCGATGGCCAATTTACCGGCGGCGTCAGTGGCACGCCTAGCTTTCAGCAGGGCAAGGTGACCCGCCTCAATGACTGGCTGGCCGCGCGTGGCCAAACGCTAGATGACTTTGAAACCAGCTATTTTTATAGTGACTCACACAACGACTTGCCCTTGATGAAACTGGTCACCAAGCCTGTTGCGGTGGATGCTGACCCGACATTGACCGCATATGCCCGTGAGCATGGCTGGCCGTTAATCAGCCTGCGTTAA
- a CDS encoding porin, producing the protein MKSFLLPAALLPVVPLFCLALTAQAEETVAAASTTPLQLSAYLESYLIHDFNQPANHRRPGFVYSHNITDDPSINLAMLKAALSTERVRGNLALGAGTYMRANYAAEPHGLRNIYEANIGLKLSTENNLWLDIGVMPSHIGFESAVGIDNWTLTRSLMADNSPYFETGAKLSYTSQDGQWLVSGLLLTGWQRIQRPDGNTTPAIGHQLTYKPSNTLTINSSSFIGNDTSDAQRQMRYFHDFYVQWRLNEQWGLITAFDIGAEQAASGKGYNVWFSPNMVLRYTYSERLQFAARLEYYQDKHGVIINTGTAHGFATTGYSVNMDYRLNPRMVWRNELRQLNSRDAIFNKDGSQQIDNNLMAVTALTVSF; encoded by the coding sequence ATGAAATCATTTCTACTCCCTGCGGCTTTGCTCCCTGTAGTGCCTTTATTCTGCCTGGCTTTAACCGCCCAGGCAGAGGAAACCGTGGCCGCGGCCAGCACCACGCCCCTGCAACTAAGCGCCTACCTTGAAAGCTACCTGATACACGACTTTAACCAGCCGGCCAACCACAGGCGGCCGGGCTTTGTGTATAGCCACAACATCACTGATGACCCCAGCATCAACCTGGCCATGCTAAAAGCGGCATTGAGCACCGAGCGCGTGCGCGGCAACCTGGCACTGGGCGCAGGCACTTATATGCGGGCCAACTATGCCGCCGAGCCGCATGGCTTGCGCAATATATATGAGGCCAATATCGGCCTCAAACTGTCAACCGAAAATAACCTGTGGCTCGATATTGGTGTGATGCCGTCGCATATCGGTTTTGAGAGTGCGGTGGGCATAGATAACTGGACGCTGACGCGCAGCCTGATGGCAGATAACTCACCCTACTTTGAAACCGGCGCCAAACTGAGCTATACCAGCCAGGATGGTCAATGGCTCGTGAGCGGCCTGTTGCTCACGGGCTGGCAGCGTATTCAACGGCCAGACGGTAACACCACGCCCGCCATTGGCCACCAGCTCACCTATAAACCCAGCAACACGCTCACTATTAATAGCAGCTCGTTTATTGGCAATGACACATCTGACGCGCAACGCCAGATGCGCTATTTTCATGATTTTTATGTGCAGTGGCGGCTCAACGAACAGTGGGGATTAATCACCGCGTTTGATATTGGTGCCGAACAGGCCGCCTCTGGCAAGGGCTACAACGTCTGGTTTAGCCCAAATATGGTGCTGCGTTATACGTATTCAGAGCGGCTGCAATTTGCGGCACGGCTGGAATACTATCAAGACAAACATGGTGTGATTATTAACACAGGCACTGCGCATGGCTTTGCCACCACCGGTTACTCAGTGAATATGGATTACCGACTCAATCCGCGCATGGTATGGCGCAACGAATTACGTCAGTTAAATAGTCGTGATGCCATCTTCAACAAAGACGGCTCACAGCAAATTGATAACAATTTGATGGCTGTGACCGCGCTAACCGTCAGCTTTTAA